A single window of Drosophila suzukii chromosome 3, CBGP_Dsuzu_IsoJpt1.0, whole genome shotgun sequence DNA harbors:
- the LOC108005811 gene encoding neurofilament heavy polypeptide, translating into MGCASSTPMVATAGSEMLKAASHVKQKGEAVVEDASETLTTTLDTTKETVGTAVAGITNELGNAFKEGTQALDEAKHKVMEGLHLEEPKETEAKTNPEEAAMSTSRAPTPQLKEEDADSLKTSTPEPEIERALANEEESPPSPKPTLEEMVQLSAEVSQVAEVIAPPAAESTESTAPAAPAPPTESSAPVESRKVRRKGGVKEKKDKEERRPSTTEWEKFADQLAKSKKFKPYESFVHSHNKFSVYQDHTSLRDKPNHYDGHFSGGNSQSASQSDLSSGHITPAPTRRGQWEFAKFVGSEQPGSISRSSSRLSNPATSRTFDFNPQRERISLPVTNRISSGIQRAPTERISGWGRGRPTPLVEEPGYGRRMSTGVLPQPFRPEREKFLSTGSRRAIHPITPIKVAKKEKTSKKQPSKNLSSRESSYLEFDSHRTDKTPIKINKSLLTDTVRSREPSFNEFDSIKAHKSPFKGSSLTEEMPPPKKIPSREPSYKEMKSLKNDKSPMRLQKPLTKEVVRSREPSYIEIDSFKDDQSPLRVESLAKEMVRSREQSYIEIDSFKADKSPFRMPQPVVLNEDHNLEEKIAKNHHTSSDHLPQGELSPSEETEIPTNQNLSSAPETPQKIKDTVEKAKMFTSKMPSPPASPVFSAMSSDSSNLDVIIQPMSSLNTPSIKSFTQSPDQVVVEGYEDSDLEAALARLEILRGSTATLQSLRSCSPGKHTYTASLLSSRRTSPWVMRKSYGGTIGKENKSTLVEGPRKSAEASHQTLERCDICYNDFIIN; encoded by the exons ATGGGCTGTGCCAGCAGCACTCCCATGGTTGCAACGGCGGGTAGCGAAATGCTGAAAGCCGCCAGCCATGTCAAGCAGAAGGGCGAGGCCGTCGTCGAAG ACGCCTCTGAGACCCTGACCACCACTTTGGACACAACCAAGGAGACCGTTGGAACGGCGGTGGCGGGAATTACCAACGAGTTGGGCAACGCCTTTAAGGAAGGAACTCAGGCTCTGGACGAGGCCAAGCACAAGGTCATGGAGGGGCTGCATCTGGAAGAGCCCAAGGAAACCGAGGCGAAAACAAATCCTGAAGAGGCTGCTATGAGTACTTCACGGGCTCCAACGCCACAACTAAAAGAGGAAGATGCCGATAGCCTGAAGACCTCGACGCCGGAACCGGAAATCGAAAGGGCTCTGGCCAACGAGGAGGAGAGTCCACCCAGTCCGAAACCCACGCTAGAGGAGATGGTTCAGCTCAGTGCCGAGGTCTCCCAGGTGGCAGAGGTAATTGCTCCGCCTGCCGCAGAATCAACTGAATCCACTGCACCTGCGGCTCCCGCACCTCCAACCGAATCCTCCGCCCCCGTGGA AAGTCGTAAAGTTCGTCGCAAGGGCGGGGTAAAGGAGAAAAAGGACAAGGAAGAGCGAAGACCCAGTACAACCGAGTGGGAGAAGTTCGCAGATCAGTTGGCCAAAAGCAAGAAGTTCAAGCCCTACGAGAGTTTTGTCCACAGTCACAATAAGTTCTCCGTTTACCAGGATCACACAAGTCTGCGGGACAAGCCGAATCACTACGACGGTCATTTCAGCGGTGGAAACTCGCAGAGTGCCTCCCAGTCGGATCTGTCCAGCGGTCACATAACTCCCGCCCCCACTCGTCGAGGTCAGTGGGAGTTCGCCAAGTTCGTGGGCTCCGAACAGCCGGGCAGCATTTCGCGGTCCAGTTCCAGGCTCTCGAATCCCGCCACTTCCAGGACCTTCGATTTCAATCCCCAACGCGAACGCATCAGTCTTCCAGTCACCAATCGCATTAGTTCCGGTATCCAAAGAGCTCCTACGGAAAGGATTTCCGGTTGGGGCAGAGGAAGGCCCACACCTTTGGTTGAGGAGCCCGGTTATGGACGCAGGATGAGCACGGGTGTCCTTCCACAGCCCTTCCGACCTGAGAGGGAGAAGTTCCTCAGCACTGGAAGCCGCCGAGCAATACATCCCATAACCCCAATCAAGGTTGCGAAAAAGGAAAAGACTTCCAAGAAACAGCCTTCCAAAAACCTTTCTTCAAGAGAGTCGTCCTACTTGGAGTTCGATTCTCACAGAACCGATAAAACTCCAATAAAGATCAATAAATCTTTATTAACGGATACAGTGCGCTCCAGAGAACCATCATTCAACGAATTTGATTCCATAAAGGCACATAAGAGTCCTTTTAAAGGATCAAGTTTGACCGAAGAAATGCCACCTCCAAAGAAAATACCTTCCAGAGAACCATCTTACAAGGAGATGAAGTCCTTGAAAAACGATAAAAGCCCCATGAGATTGCAAAAACCTTTGACAAAGGAGGTCGTTAGATCTAGAGAACCCTCTTACATAGAAATTGATTCATTTAAAGACGATCAGAGTCCGCTAAGAGTAGAATCTCTGGCAAAGGAAATGGTTCGATCTAGAGAGCAGTCGTATATTGAGATTGATTCCtttaaagcagataaaagTCCTTTCAGAATGCCACAGCCTGTAGTATTAAATGAAGACCATAATCTGGAAGAAAAAATAGCCAAAAATCATCATACTTCTTCGGACCATCTACCTCAAGGAGAACTCAGTCCAAGTGAGGAAACTGAAATCCCAACTAACCAAAACCTATCCTCTGCACCTGAAACCCCTCAAAAGATTAAAGACACTGTGGAAAAAGCTAAGATGTTCACTTCAAAGATGCCATCACCCCCAGCTTCGCCTGTTTTCAGCGCTATGTCTTCAGACAGCAGCAATTTGGATGTGATAATCCAACCCATGAGCAGTCTGAACACACCTAGTATCAAATCCTTTACCCAGTCACCAGATCAAGTGGTAGTGGAGGGCTATGAGGATTCCGATTTGGAGGCTGCTCTGGCCAGATTGGAAATCCTGAGAGGATCCACGGCCACTTTACAATCGCTAAGATCTTGCAGTCCTGGCAAACACACGTATACAGCTTCCCTATTGAGTTCTCGACGAACTTCGCCTTGGGTAATGCGAAAGAGCTATGGAGGCACTATTGGCAAGGAAAACAAATCTACATTGGTGGAAGGCCCCAGGAAATCCGCAGAGGCCAGCCATCAAACTCTCGAACGCTGCGATATTTGCTATAATGATTTTATAATAAACTGA